A region from the Arthrobacter roseus genome encodes:
- a CDS encoding cob(I)yrinic acid a,c-diamide adenosyltransferase has protein sequence MTERENKLEDPYYTREGDNGRTSFGEHGEMAKQDVRVAAYAECDEANASVSVAIALGGLSNEVSTTLISVQNDLFDALADLMTPVNGESKSAVRIVEGHIERLERAIEHFAQQAKDLSGMVLPGGTLSAAVLYQARGVVRRAERAVWQAVDAHPEAQNPLIGQYLNRLSSLLFVLARGANAEHGDITWVPGASVRPVDPQNPS, from the coding sequence ATGACTGAACGCGAGAATAAGCTGGAGGATCCGTATTACACCCGCGAAGGCGACAACGGTAGAACGTCATTCGGCGAGCATGGTGAGATGGCTAAACAGGATGTGCGAGTTGCTGCCTATGCGGAGTGTGATGAGGCGAATGCGTCCGTAAGTGTTGCGATCGCCCTGGGTGGGCTGTCCAATGAGGTCTCCACCACGCTGATCAGTGTGCAGAACGACCTGTTCGACGCCCTTGCTGATCTCATGACGCCCGTCAATGGCGAGTCCAAGTCTGCGGTCCGCATTGTTGAGGGACATATAGAGCGGCTTGAGCGAGCCATTGAACACTTTGCGCAGCAAGCGAAGGACCTCAGCGGGATGGTCCTGCCTGGCGGAACGCTCTCTGCTGCTGTCCTCTATCAGGCTCGTGGTGTCGTCCGCAGGGCCGAGCGCGCTGTCTGGCAAGCCGTTGATGCGCACCCTGAGGCTCAGAATCCGCTGATCGGCCAGTACCTGAACCGCCTCTCGTCCCTGCTGTTTGTTCTGGCGCGTGGAGCCAATGCGGAGCACGGTGACATCACGTGGGTTCCCGGGGCTTCTGTTCGTCCGGTGGACCCGCAGAACCCTTCCTGA
- a CDS encoding SMR family transporter: protein MHWIVLLASAVMEAIWATALGESAGLTQPTPSFIFFVALALSMAGLAYAMKSIPVGTAYAVWTGLGAVLTVTYAVAFGEETAGILKVLFLAGIIGCVIGLKFVDSRDARKTEPRGSATAN from the coding sequence GTGCATTGGATCGTTCTGTTGGCCAGCGCAGTCATGGAAGCTATCTGGGCCACAGCCCTCGGTGAGTCTGCGGGGTTGACACAGCCGACGCCGTCGTTCATCTTCTTTGTGGCGCTCGCCTTGAGTATGGCGGGCCTAGCCTACGCCATGAAGAGTATCCCGGTGGGAACCGCCTACGCGGTCTGGACAGGGTTGGGCGCCGTTCTCACGGTGACCTACGCCGTGGCGTTCGGCGAGGAAACGGCTGGGATTCTGAAAGTGCTGTTCCTTGCCGGCATCATCGGGTGCGTCATAGGCCTGAAGTTTGTGGACTCCCGCGACGCCCGAAAAACCGAGCCCCGCGGGAGTGCAACTGCAAACTAG
- a CDS encoding SRPBCC family protein: MSETRITATRTIDAAAAEIFKILSNPERHAQIDGSGMVQSDDVSDRITGTGQMFTMNQNWDKLGGDYKTENHVTGYDENKLLAWKTATAGTQPPGWEWVWELQSEGPDSTKVSITYDWSDVTDKEVLKKVSFPAVSKEELETSLGNLAAAVSEA, encoded by the coding sequence ATGTCAGAAACACGCATTACGGCAACACGCACCATCGACGCAGCAGCAGCGGAAATCTTCAAGATCCTCTCAAATCCGGAGCGGCACGCTCAGATCGACGGCTCAGGTATGGTCCAGTCTGATGATGTTTCGGATCGCATCACTGGCACCGGTCAGATGTTCACCATGAACCAGAACTGGGACAAGTTGGGCGGCGACTACAAGACCGAGAATCATGTCACTGGCTATGACGAGAACAAGCTGCTCGCATGGAAGACGGCAACGGCGGGGACCCAGCCTCCTGGCTGGGAGTGGGTCTGGGAGCTCCAGTCGGAGGGACCGGATTCAACGAAGGTCTCCATTACCTATGACTGGAGCGACGTGACCGACAAAGAGGTACTGAAGAAGGTTTCGTTCCCGGCAGTGTCCAAGGAGGAGCTGGAAACTTCCCTGGGCAATCTTGCCGCGGCGGTCTCTGAAGCCTAG
- a CDS encoding DMT family transporter has protein sequence MEWVVLVLAGVLEAVWATALSASNNFRRLRPTLLFVVSLALSMAGLAYAMTGIPVGTAYAVWVGIGAVLTAAYAMAFGAERATFVKVLLLMGIIGCVVGLKVVG, from the coding sequence ATGGAATGGGTTGTCCTGGTTCTTGCCGGAGTCCTCGAAGCGGTCTGGGCGACGGCTCTTTCTGCCTCTAATAACTTTCGGCGGCTGAGGCCGACCCTACTGTTCGTCGTATCCCTCGCTCTCAGCATGGCTGGGCTGGCGTACGCCATGACGGGCATTCCCGTGGGTACAGCGTACGCGGTCTGGGTGGGAATCGGCGCGGTTTTGACGGCCGCCTACGCTATGGCTTTCGGCGCAGAAAGAGCAACGTTCGTCAAGGTTCTGCTGCTGATGGGCATCATTGGTTGCGTTGTTGGACTGAAAGTAGTGGGGTAA